Proteins co-encoded in one Desulfomicrobium macestii genomic window:
- a CDS encoding class I SAM-dependent methyltransferase, protein MSMYSKFAAWYDRIFPFSPGVYAFLTHHLGDRGGPVLDLGCGTGDYCAAFTRDGVRAVGVDLDSAMISQARARGPETEFHVLDMTEFPTLGGPWNMIYSIGNTAAHLPGGRFWSCVENVGERLLPDGVWIVQVMNWDYVLGLPAFNFPAKVMEGAVFHRAYEDITPEGLTFHTGLDIEGQRVFDDQVRLYPLSSAQMVAGHEARGFHLVEHVSDYSGSGFDPEVFSASIFVFKR, encoded by the coding sequence ATGTCCATGTATTCCAAGTTTGCCGCCTGGTACGACCGCATCTTTCCCTTCAGCCCCGGCGTTTACGCCTTCCTGACCCACCATCTTGGCGATCGGGGTGGGCCGGTCCTGGATCTTGGCTGCGGCACGGGCGACTACTGCGCTGCCTTCACCCGCGACGGCGTGCGGGCCGTGGGCGTCGACCTCGATTCCGCGATGATCTCCCAGGCCCGGGCCCGTGGACCGGAGACCGAATTTCATGTCCTGGACATGACGGAGTTTCCGACGCTCGGCGGGCCCTGGAACATGATCTATTCCATCGGCAATACCGCCGCACACCTGCCAGGGGGCCGCTTCTGGTCGTGCGTGGAAAACGTGGGCGAGCGGCTTCTGCCCGACGGAGTGTGGATCGTGCAGGTCATGAACTGGGACTACGTCCTGGGCCTGCCTGCTTTCAACTTTCCGGCCAAGGTCATGGAGGGGGCGGTCTTTCATCGCGCCTACGAAGACATCACCCCGGAAGGATTGACTTTTCATACCGGCCTCGACATCGAGGGACAGCGGGTCTTCGACGATCAGGTGCGGCTGTATCCACTGTCCTCGGCCCAGATGGTGGCCGGGCATGAAGCGCGCGGATTTCATCTGGTCGAGCATGTGTCCGACTACTCCGGCAGCGGCTTTGACCCCGAGGTTTTTTCAGCCAGCATCTTCGTATTCAAACGATAA
- a CDS encoding Crp/Fnr family transcriptional regulator: MDFMTAMGQSTLFKGLGPEELAQLERISEPRHYDKGDLLFGEGKEGVGFYVVLSGQVKVFKMSFDGREQILHILGPGDPLGEVPVFAGMNYPANAQALSKSALYFFPRQKLIELYRESPSLAMNMLAVLSRRLREFTVLIENLSLKEIPQRLATYLVHQQSLKPVSARVKLSVTKGVLSNILGTSQETLSRVLGKLSQEGLIEVQGKEITILDMERLRSLAEGETRM, encoded by the coding sequence ATGGATTTCATGACCGCCATGGGGCAGAGCACGCTCTTCAAGGGGCTTGGCCCGGAGGAACTCGCGCAGCTGGAGCGCATCAGCGAGCCACGCCACTACGACAAGGGAGACCTGCTCTTTGGCGAGGGCAAGGAAGGGGTTGGATTTTACGTAGTGCTGTCCGGCCAGGTGAAGGTTTTCAAGATGTCCTTCGATGGCCGGGAACAGATTCTGCACATTCTCGGGCCCGGCGACCCGCTGGGCGAGGTGCCTGTCTTTGCCGGAATGAACTATCCGGCCAATGCCCAGGCCCTGAGCAAATCGGCCCTCTATTTCTTTCCCCGCCAAAAACTCATCGAACTCTACCGCGAGAGCCCGTCCCTGGCCATGAACATGCTGGCCGTGCTGTCGCGCCGCCTGCGGGAATTCACGGTCCTCATCGAGAATTTGTCCCTGAAGGAAATCCCCCAGCGTCTGGCCACGTACCTCGTGCACCAGCAGTCCCTGAAGCCCGTCTCGGCCCGGGTCAAGCTCAGCGTGACCAAGGGCGTGCTCTCCAATATCCTGGGCACGTCCCAGGAGACCCTCTCACGCGTGCTCGGCAAGCTGAGCCAGGAAGGCCTCATCGAGGTCCAGGGCAAGGAGATCACCATCCTGGACATGGAACGGCTCCGTTCCCTGGCGGAGGGGGAGACGAGAATGTAG
- a CDS encoding type II toxin-antitoxin system Phd/YefM family antitoxin has protein sequence MTILNATEARSRLYSLIDDAALTHKPVVIKGKRASAVLVSEEDWNAITETLHLLSVPGMRESIIQGMATGVEECDKELDW, from the coding sequence ATGACGATACTCAATGCAACGGAAGCACGTTCCAGACTGTACAGTCTGATCGATGATGCGGCGCTGACCCACAAACCGGTCGTGATCAAGGGAAAGAGGGCGAGCGCTGTCCTGGTGTCCGAAGAGGACTGGAACGCCATCACCGAGACCCTGCATCTTCTGTCCGTTCCGGGTATGCGCGAGTCCATCATCCAGGGCATGGCGACGGGCGTCGAGGAGTGCGACAAGGAACTCGACTGGTGA
- a CDS encoding Txe/YoeB family addiction module toxin, producing the protein MTWELRFTGHAGKDAKKLASSGLKPKAQELLEILRNNPFQNPPPYEKLVGDLSGAYSRRINIQHRLVYQVLTEQRVVKVLRMWTHYE; encoded by the coding sequence GTGACGTGGGAACTGCGCTTCACCGGTCACGCCGGCAAGGACGCGAAAAAGCTGGCCTCGTCGGGACTCAAACCCAAGGCCCAGGAACTCCTGGAAATCCTTCGAAACAACCCTTTCCAGAACCCGCCGCCCTATGAAAAGCTGGTCGGGGATCTCTCAGGCGCGTATTCGCGGCGCATCAACATCCAGCACCGCCTTGTCTACCAGGTTCTCACGGAGCAACGGGTGGTCAAGGTGCTTCGCATGTGGACGCACTACGAGTGA
- a CDS encoding ABC transporter permease, which translates to MQEFALIMAGILLAGAPLVLATLGETITEKAGVINLSLDGTIILSAMASFALASITGSAWIGALGGMAVGALVASVLGLTNIYLGQSQLAVGFILTLLTRDLAYFLGHSYSRQPGPSLGYWGFPGLSDTPLLDLLLGRQSPMVSISLAAIALCWWWMYKTSAGMRLRAVGESPRAAFGRGIRVRLSRLMACLVGGALVGLAGAAYSLAVKPGWGRPQGCEGAGWIALAIVIFGGWHPVRAAIGAYFFAALQVSGIYLQDIFPSIPAQVFQVAPFPMMILTLLAVNLGRIGFVQDMMRRYPFLGRFSGSWPITAPAALGQDFDPKKGL; encoded by the coding sequence ATGCAGGAATTCGCACTCATCATGGCCGGCATTCTCCTGGCCGGAGCACCGCTGGTCCTGGCCACCCTGGGCGAGACCATCACCGAGAAGGCAGGGGTCATCAACCTGTCCCTCGACGGGACCATAATCCTCTCCGCCATGGCCTCCTTCGCCCTGGCCTCGATCACTGGCAGCGCCTGGATCGGTGCTCTCGGCGGCATGGCCGTGGGGGCGCTGGTGGCGTCGGTGCTCGGCCTGACCAACATCTACCTTGGGCAATCGCAGCTGGCCGTGGGGTTCATCCTGACCCTTTTGACCCGCGACCTGGCTTATTTCCTGGGTCATTCCTACTCCCGGCAGCCCGGCCCGAGCCTTGGCTACTGGGGCTTTCCCGGCCTTTCCGACACGCCGCTGCTGGACCTTTTGCTCGGACGGCAGTCGCCGATGGTGAGCATCAGTCTGGCAGCCATCGCGCTGTGTTGGTGGTGGATGTACAAGACCAGTGCCGGAATGCGGCTGCGCGCCGTGGGCGAGTCTCCCCGGGCGGCTTTTGGGCGCGGCATCCGGGTGAGGCTCTCAAGGCTCATGGCCTGTCTTGTCGGCGGCGCGTTGGTGGGACTTGCGGGAGCGGCCTACTCCCTGGCCGTGAAGCCGGGCTGGGGACGCCCCCAGGGCTGCGAAGGCGCGGGCTGGATTGCCCTGGCCATCGTCATCTTCGGCGGCTGGCACCCGGTGCGGGCGGCCATCGGCGCCTATTTCTTCGCGGCGCTTCAGGTCTCGGGCATCTACCTGCAGGACATCTTTCCCTCCATCCCGGCCCAGGTCTTCCAGGTGGCGCCCTTCCCCATGATGATCCTGACCCTTCTGGCCGTGAACCTCGGCCGGATCGGCTTTGTTCAGGACATGATGCGCCGCTACCCCTTCCTCGGACGATTCTCGGGCAGTTGGCCCATCACCGCGCCCGCGGCGTTGGGGCAGGATTTCGATCCGAAGAAGGGGCTATAG
- a CDS encoding ABC transporter permease, which translates to MSHSSWLHQLLWIAVALTMALALTVLVALPSGAPPLETLRILFMGGLGSASKFGQVLTVFVPLLLCSMGLLIPFTARLWNIGIEGQIVLGAIFCTGVLMPVDQGGPWHIALALGAGMLGGALWALLAGLLKTHGRVHEIFSGLGLNFVAMGLAIWLIFGPWKRPGMASMSGTETLHLSLWLERIGSLAVSWTALGVACAAFLLVALLLLRTQWGLGLRAVGQNPKAARLFDLSPRLRMLQAFALCGALGGLAGAVQVLGVYHRLLPSISSGYGYTALLIGMMAGFRILPVPFICFFFAVLNVGSIQLPLQLGLDSSLSGVIQGLMVLSVFVTQGIRTYATRRREGR; encoded by the coding sequence ATGTCGCATAGCTCGTGGCTGCACCAACTGCTCTGGATCGCCGTCGCGCTGACCATGGCGCTGGCCCTGACCGTGCTCGTGGCCCTGCCTTCCGGCGCGCCGCCCCTTGAGACCCTGCGCATCCTGTTCATGGGCGGCCTCGGCTCCGCGTCCAAGTTCGGGCAGGTGCTGACGGTCTTTGTCCCGCTGCTGCTCTGCTCCATGGGCCTGCTCATCCCGTTCACGGCCAGATTGTGGAACATCGGCATCGAAGGACAGATCGTGCTGGGGGCCATCTTCTGCACCGGCGTGCTCATGCCTGTCGATCAGGGCGGACCCTGGCACATCGCCCTGGCCCTTGGAGCGGGCATGCTTGGAGGCGCGCTCTGGGCGCTTCTGGCCGGGCTGCTCAAAACCCACGGCAGGGTGCACGAAATTTTTTCCGGTCTCGGGCTCAACTTCGTGGCCATGGGGCTGGCCATCTGGCTCATCTTCGGTCCCTGGAAGCGGCCCGGAATGGCCTCCATGAGCGGAACCGAGACACTGCATCTCTCCCTGTGGCTTGAGCGCATAGGCTCCCTCGCCGTCAGCTGGACGGCGCTTGGCGTCGCCTGCGCGGCGTTCCTGCTGGTGGCGCTCCTGCTCCTGCGCACGCAGTGGGGACTGGGGCTGCGTGCCGTGGGGCAGAACCCCAAGGCCGCCCGCCTCTTCGACCTGAGCCCACGCCTGCGCATGCTGCAGGCCTTTGCCCTGTGCGGAGCCCTGGGCGGACTGGCCGGGGCGGTGCAGGTGCTGGGTGTCTATCATCGCCTGCTGCCGAGCATCTCCTCCGGCTACGGCTACACGGCCCTTTTGATCGGCATGATGGCGGGTTTTCGGATCTTGCCGGTGCCCTTCATCTGCTTCTTTTTCGCCGTGCTGAACGTGGGTTCGATCCAGCTTCCCCTACAGCTTGGCCTGGACTCATCCCTAAGCGGCGTCATCCAGGGGCTCATGGTCCTGTCGGTCTTCGTCACCCAGGGCATTCGCACCTACGCAACCCGTCGCCGGGAGGGACGCTGA
- a CDS encoding ATP-binding cassette domain-containing protein, with protein MIVLQDISKHYGRVRANDSISLTLEPGRIYALVGENGAGKSTLMRILAGHTVPDSGTISMRGEVHPGLTPATAARLGVGMLYQDPLDFPALPVWENFRLSGPPRTRTQVVDRLGELSNHLGVCFLPEEPVASMTVGERQLLELLRLLDLGATTLILDEPTTGITPEQKRGLFDLLARLARQEGHTVILVTHKLSEALEMADAIFVMRQGRLEARLTPPYDSKELVRRMFGDAATQSVDSALPETGQSSRVKLEEAIFAGPKYHLGPLNLSAAPGEIIGLAGLDGSGQELFLRGLCGLDRMPSGRLVLNEVGHTRTNFKTLRHEGVHFVPADRMSQALFPDLSIRDHILLAFPEHATRLEEFHQSQCVERFDLRAHPDTPAKDLSGGNQQRLLLSLIPDDAPLLLMEHPTRGLDAGSARQVWEHLRGRCDSGATLFFFSPDLDEVIEHSHRVLVFFDRTLVADVPRLNASVEILGALMAGKKPESAHVA; from the coding sequence ATGATCGTTCTGCAAGACATCAGCAAGCACTACGGCCGGGTTCGGGCCAACGACTCCATCAGCCTGACCCTCGAACCCGGCCGCATCTACGCCCTGGTGGGTGAAAACGGGGCCGGCAAGAGCACGCTCATGCGCATCCTTGCCGGCCACACCGTGCCCGACTCCGGCACCATATCCATGCGCGGCGAGGTCCACCCGGGCCTCACCCCGGCCACGGCCGCGCGCCTGGGCGTGGGCATGCTCTACCAGGATCCGCTGGATTTCCCCGCTCTGCCGGTCTGGGAAAACTTCCGCCTCAGCGGTCCGCCCCGGACCAGAACGCAGGTCGTGGACCGGCTGGGCGAGCTTTCCAACCATCTGGGCGTGTGCTTCCTACCCGAAGAACCAGTGGCCTCCATGACCGTGGGCGAACGCCAGCTGCTTGAGCTGCTGCGGCTGCTCGACCTCGGAGCCACGACGCTCATTCTCGACGAGCCGACCACCGGCATCACCCCGGAACAAAAGCGCGGCCTCTTCGACCTCCTGGCCCGACTGGCCCGTCAGGAAGGACACACCGTCATCCTGGTCACGCACAAGCTCTCCGAGGCACTGGAAATGGCCGACGCCATCTTCGTCATGCGCCAGGGACGCCTGGAGGCGCGGCTCACGCCCCCCTACGACTCCAAGGAGCTGGTCCGACGCATGTTCGGCGATGCCGCCACGCAATCCGTGGACAGCGCCTTGCCCGAAACGGGACAGAGCAGTCGGGTAAAATTGGAAGAGGCGATATTCGCCGGACCCAAATACCACCTGGGCCCCCTGAACCTTTCGGCCGCCCCCGGCGAAATCATCGGTCTGGCCGGCCTCGACGGCAGCGGCCAGGAGCTTTTCCTGCGCGGACTGTGCGGCCTGGACCGCATGCCCTCGGGGCGTCTCGTTCTCAATGAAGTCGGGCACACCCGTACGAATTTCAAGACATTGCGCCACGAAGGCGTGCATTTCGTGCCTGCGGACCGCATGAGCCAGGCCCTCTTCCCGGACCTGTCCATCCGCGACCACATCCTGCTCGCCTTCCCGGAACACGCCACGAGGCTGGAAGAATTTCACCAGTCGCAATGCGTGGAGCGCTTCGACCTGCGCGCCCACCCGGACACCCCGGCCAAGGACCTGTCCGGCGGAAACCAGCAGCGCCTGCTTCTCTCCCTCATTCCCGACGACGCCCCGCTGCTGCTCATGGAGCACCCCACCAGGGGCCTGGATGCCGGATCGGCCCGTCAGGTCTGGGAGCATCTGCGCGGACGCTGCGACTCCGGCGCGACCCTGTTCTTCTTTTCACCCGATCTGGACGAGGTCATCGAACACAGCCACCGCGTGCTGGTCTTTTTCGATCGTACGCTGGTGGCCGACGTGCCGCGCTTGAACGCGAGCGTCGAGATTCTTGGCGCCCTCATGGCCGGAAAAAAACCGGAGAGCGCTCATGTCGCATAG
- a CDS encoding BMP family lipoprotein, producing MKRFLVSLGLMTLMFCPSAAMAKDLTIGLILVGPYNDKGYSQAQYEGGKYVEEKLPGTKLIYLDKVNPADRPGLTIPQVVDDLVEKGADLIIAGSDDMKDGIREAASLHPDKTFVHVSGDDVITGKAPANLGNLFGRMEYGKMMAGFSAALTSKTGKIAYLGPLINEETRRLAASAFLGARYAWTEVLGKKAEDLKFKVSWIGFWFNIPGVTTDPAQVAGSFFDGGYDVVISGIDTPEAVTVARQKRDQGRDAWAIPYDYAHACEGQGPTCIGVPYFNWGPSFLRQATAVQDGTWKQDFQWDAPHWADINDHDKSTIGFMVGEGLSAENKALLDAFVADLGAHKINLFSGPLNYQDGTPFLKDGDAATDEQIWALQQLLQGMEGQSSAK from the coding sequence ATGAAGCGTTTTCTGGTCTCCCTTGGTCTTATGACCCTGATGTTCTGTCCGTCCGCGGCCATGGCCAAGGACCTCACCATCGGCCTCATCCTGGTCGGCCCCTACAACGACAAGGGTTACAGCCAGGCCCAGTACGAAGGCGGCAAATACGTCGAGGAAAAACTGCCCGGCACGAAGCTCATCTATCTGGACAAGGTCAATCCCGCCGACCGCCCCGGCCTGACCATCCCGCAGGTGGTCGATGATCTGGTAGAAAAGGGCGCGGACCTGATCATCGCCGGTTCCGACGACATGAAGGACGGCATCCGCGAAGCCGCGAGCCTGCACCCTGACAAGACCTTCGTCCACGTCTCCGGCGACGACGTCATTACCGGCAAGGCCCCGGCCAACCTGGGCAACCTGTTCGGGCGCATGGAGTATGGCAAGATGATGGCCGGCTTCAGCGCCGCCCTGACCTCCAAGACGGGCAAGATCGCCTACCTTGGACCACTGATCAACGAAGAGACCCGCCGTCTGGCCGCCTCCGCCTTTCTGGGCGCCCGCTATGCCTGGACCGAAGTCCTGGGGAAGAAGGCCGAGGATCTCAAGTTCAAGGTCAGCTGGATCGGCTTCTGGTTCAACATCCCCGGTGTGACCACGGATCCCGCCCAGGTCGCTGGCTCCTTCTTCGACGGCGGGTATGATGTCGTCATCTCCGGTATCGACACCCCCGAGGCCGTGACCGTGGCGCGCCAGAAGCGCGACCAGGGCCGCGACGCCTGGGCCATCCCCTACGACTACGCCCATGCCTGCGAAGGCCAGGGCCCGACCTGCATTGGCGTGCCCTACTTCAACTGGGGCCCCTCCTTCCTGCGTCAGGCCACGGCCGTGCAGGACGGCACATGGAAGCAGGACTTCCAGTGGGACGCTCCCCATTGGGCCGACATCAACGATCACGACAAGTCCACCATCGGCTTCATGGTCGGCGAGGGCCTGTCCGCCGAGAACAAGGCCCTGCTTGACGCCTTCGTCGCGGACCTTGGCGCACACAAGATCAACCTCTTCAGCGGCCCCTTGAACTACCAGGACGGCACCCCCTTCCTCAAAGACGGCGACGCGGCCACGGACGAACAGATCTGGGCGCTGCAGCAGCTGCTGCAGGGCATGGAAGGCCAGTCCAGCGCAAAATGA
- a CDS encoding cobalamin B12-binding domain-containing protein, which translates to MTEERCVNLELRREILYSLMLEAKREEALRLLLDHAGVHGFQSAVSALLEPVLEKAGEAWHRENLSLAQGYVAGKIAEDLLVAAAESGGDLPLDVKGPVVIGNVEDDYHSLGRKMVAVFLRAAGWKVVDLGNDVVPGDFVDAALANGARVIGVSAMMLTTAENIRALRTEIDARGLGGRIQLAVGGAVFKLRPELMLEVGGDGTAPSAIQAPELFERLWAQSLAEDK; encoded by the coding sequence ATGACTGAAGAGAGGTGCGTCAATCTGGAATTGCGCCGTGAGATCCTGTATTCGCTGATGCTTGAAGCCAAGCGTGAGGAGGCTCTGCGGCTGTTGCTCGACCACGCGGGCGTACACGGTTTCCAGTCGGCGGTCAGCGCTCTGCTCGAACCGGTACTGGAGAAGGCGGGAGAAGCCTGGCACCGGGAGAACCTGTCCCTGGCCCAGGGCTATGTGGCCGGGAAGATCGCCGAGGATCTGTTGGTGGCCGCCGCCGAATCCGGTGGAGATCTGCCTTTGGACGTCAAGGGTCCGGTGGTCATCGGCAATGTGGAGGACGACTATCATTCGCTGGGGCGCAAGATGGTCGCCGTTTTCCTGCGTGCCGCCGGGTGGAAGGTCGTCGATCTGGGCAACGACGTGGTGCCGGGGGATTTTGTCGACGCAGCCCTTGCGAACGGCGCGAGGGTCATCGGGGTTTCGGCCATGATGCTGACCACGGCCGAGAACATTCGCGCCCTGCGGACCGAGATCGACGCCCGTGGACTTGGCGGCAGGATTCAACTGGCGGTGGGTGGCGCGGTGTTCAAGCTGCGGCCCGAACTGATGCTGGAGGTCGGCGGCGACGGCACCGCCCCCAGCGCCATCCAGGCTCCTGAACTCTTCGAGCGGCTTTGGGCCCAAAGCCTAGCGGAGGACAAATGA
- a CDS encoding uroporphyrinogen decarboxylase family protein: MTGMERVLCALHGKPADRRAFTLALSLYGARLSGCPTQEYYSDPKRYLEGQRKVVRLIDPDIVFAPFALPFEALAYGGEGVWLDNFPPNVRKPPFREHETPEPLGDGLLCAPGVSYLVESTRLLALEFGPSKPVCAVATAPVDLPAMLLGIEAWLETLLFDPERAARLMDLAEEHFLRLTGAFFAAGAAFVAIPVMFANLRLVTPALLEDAVLPALARAFGQAAGPLVHHHGGNRILDHLQRFSSLPNVAGFLLDPRDSLPQARDIIGPGRLVLGNMNGPGLARMQPDKAYASVSTLLAERASDRAFVLASSHADIPFDTSPDTLLAVRRAVVDAGAVA; this comes from the coding sequence ATGACCGGCATGGAGCGCGTGCTTTGCGCGCTGCACGGGAAACCCGCCGACCGCCGGGCCTTCACGTTGGCCTTGAGCCTTTACGGCGCCAGACTTTCCGGGTGCCCTACACAAGAATACTATTCCGACCCGAAGCGTTATCTGGAAGGGCAGCGTAAGGTTGTGCGCCTCATCGATCCGGACATCGTGTTCGCCCCTTTTGCCCTGCCCTTCGAGGCGCTGGCCTATGGAGGGGAAGGGGTCTGGCTGGATAATTTTCCGCCCAACGTGCGCAAGCCCCCCTTTCGCGAACATGAGACGCCCGAGCCGTTGGGTGACGGGTTGCTTTGCGCTCCGGGCGTGTCCTATCTGGTCGAGTCAACGCGCCTCCTGGCCCTTGAGTTCGGGCCGTCGAAACCTGTCTGCGCCGTGGCCACGGCCCCCGTCGACCTTCCGGCCATGCTGCTGGGCATCGAGGCCTGGCTTGAGACGCTGCTTTTCGACCCTGAGCGTGCCGCGCGGCTGATGGATTTGGCCGAGGAACATTTTCTGCGCCTGACCGGAGCCTTTTTCGCGGCCGGCGCCGCCTTCGTGGCGATTCCGGTCATGTTCGCCAATTTGCGTCTGGTCACTCCGGCCCTGCTCGAAGACGCCGTCCTTCCCGCCCTGGCCCGGGCTTTCGGCCAGGCTGCGGGACCGCTCGTCCACCATCACGGCGGCAACCGCATCCTCGATCATCTCCAGCGTTTCTCCAGTCTGCCGAACGTGGCCGGCTTCCTGCTCGATCCGCGCGACAGCCTGCCCCAGGCCCGCGATATTATTGGCCCTGGGCGACTTGTGCTCGGCAACATGAATGGCCCTGGCCTGGCGCGCATGCAGCCGGACAAGGCGTATGCATCCGTGTCCACGCTTCTGGCCGAACGCGCTTCGGACAGGGCGTTCGTGCTCGCCTCGTCGCATGCGGACATCCCTTTCGACACCAGTCCGGACACCTTGCTGGCAGTGCGCAGGGCGGTCGTGGACGCGGGAGCTGTCGCATGA
- a CDS encoding DUF1638 domain-containing protein, with protein sequence MKDILALTCGIFQKEMMQLASRFPRMRFVFADSMLHMRPDLLQDRIDGVLAQHPSGKTLFIYGDCTPRIVELSRGSGFAKTKGINCCEILLGREEYRRLRKAGAFFFLPEWTLRWRDVFERELGFAGGRGAGEMLREVHNQFIYLDTGVMPVPAALLDEISRELEMPMTVLTVGLDRLEQNVANAQELLDAQ encoded by the coding sequence ATGAAAGACATCCTGGCCCTGACCTGCGGCATTTTTCAGAAGGAAATGATGCAATTGGCTTCGCGATTTCCCCGCATGCGCTTCGTTTTTGCCGATTCCATGCTGCACATGCGCCCGGATCTGCTCCAGGACCGCATCGACGGCGTGCTCGCGCAGCATCCGTCCGGCAAGACGCTTTTCATCTACGGAGACTGCACCCCGCGCATTGTCGAACTGTCGCGCGGGTCCGGCTTTGCCAAGACCAAGGGCATCAACTGCTGCGAAATTCTGCTCGGACGCGAGGAATATCGCCGTCTGCGCAAGGCCGGGGCATTTTTTTTCCTGCCGGAATGGACGCTTCGCTGGAGGGATGTCTTCGAGCGTGAGCTGGGTTTTGCGGGCGGACGCGGGGCCGGGGAGATGTTGCGCGAAGTGCATAACCAGTTCATATATCTGGATACCGGGGTCATGCCCGTGCCGGCGGCCCTTTTGGATGAAATCAGCCGGGAACTTGAGATGCCCATGACCGTCCTGACGGTGGGGCTTGACCGATTGGAACAAAATGTCGCCAACGCGCAGGAGCTGCTCGATGCCCAGTGA